The following coding sequences lie in one Vibrio algicola genomic window:
- a CDS encoding glycosyltransferase family 4 protein has product MKVLFVNKFFFPHGGAETVFFQERDMVKDAGYQVIDFSMKHPENIPSEQADFFVDNVDYHGKHSILDRMKVAMNFVHNQEACQQFEKLIKAEQPDIVHFHNVYHQITPSVIKIAQSLGCKTVLTAHDYKSVCPNYSMLAAGKNIELDWDTGSYFNLFKYQWQDGSWPRSVLLSLEAFYHRSKKSYEALDAFIAPCDFMKSMILRQIPTANVQVIVNGIDASTTDIGEDGGYFLFCGRLTPEKGIVTLAQAHRQLGGNTPLKVLGTGPMFDHIKDNFDNVELLGFQTGETLTHIIKNAKAVVVPSEWNENCSMSVLEAMSYGKPVIGANIGGIPEQIVDGETGYLFTSGDAEDLAAKMQLLADDAQLVADMGLKSRARLLEKYSLQNHKEELLGLYQSLLNN; this is encoded by the coding sequence ATGAAAGTTTTATTTGTGAATAAATTCTTCTTTCCACATGGAGGTGCTGAAACTGTATTCTTCCAAGAGCGCGATATGGTGAAAGACGCGGGTTACCAAGTGATCGATTTTTCGATGAAGCACCCAGAGAATATTCCGTCAGAGCAAGCTGATTTTTTTGTCGATAATGTGGATTATCATGGCAAACATTCTATTTTAGACCGAATGAAAGTGGCAATGAATTTTGTTCATAACCAAGAAGCCTGTCAGCAGTTTGAAAAGCTCATTAAAGCTGAGCAACCAGATATCGTTCATTTTCATAATGTTTACCACCAAATTACGCCATCAGTGATAAAAATAGCGCAAAGTTTGGGTTGTAAAACGGTTCTCACTGCGCACGATTATAAGTCGGTCTGTCCAAATTATAGTATGCTGGCCGCGGGTAAAAATATTGAGTTGGATTGGGATACTGGCAGTTATTTTAATTTGTTTAAATACCAGTGGCAGGATGGTTCGTGGCCAAGAAGTGTATTGTTATCTCTTGAAGCATTCTATCATCGCAGCAAGAAAAGTTATGAAGCGTTAGATGCTTTCATTGCGCCTTGTGACTTTATGAAATCAATGATCTTACGTCAAATACCAACTGCAAATGTTCAGGTAATCGTTAATGGTATTGACGCTTCAACCACGGATATTGGCGAAGATGGAGGCTACTTTTTATTTTGTGGCCGATTAACGCCTGAAAAAGGCATTGTCACTTTGGCACAAGCGCATCGACAGCTAGGCGGTAATACGCCACTAAAAGTCTTGGGTACTGGCCCTATGTTTGACCATATTAAAGATAATTTTGATAACGTTGAATTATTAGGTTTTCAAACAGGTGAAACATTAACTCATATCATTAAAAACGCCAAAGCAGTGGTTGTCCCATCTGAATGGAATGAAAATTGTTCAATGTCAGTACTTGAGGCAATGAGTTATGGAAAGCCTGTAATAGGGGCCAATATCGGAGGGATCCCAGAACAAATAGTCGATGGTGAAACTGGTTATTTGTTTACATCTGGGGATGCGGAAGATCTAGCCGCAAAAATGCAGTTATTGGCTGACGATGCACAATTAGTCGCGGATATGGGGCTAAAATCACGAGCTAGATTACTCGAGAAATATTCATTGCAGAATCATAAAGAAGAATTGCTGGGTTTGTATCAATCACTGTTAAATAATTAA
- a CDS encoding glycosyltransferase family 4 protein, giving the protein MKKSILVLGTRGIPNIPGGVESHCQSLYPILAQKYDLDITVVARKPYVPYTESEYQGVKLKALPAVTNKSLEAPLHSLLAALYAIKQGVDIVHIHAIGPGLVTPILRLFGKKVIFTHHSQNYDHQKWGKLAKFILRLGEKFAMKYASEVIVISDFMQNLMSEKYGRNDTHLIFNGVHSAQLPQQDKIAGYLAKYDLKPRDYIIAVGRFSQEKGLNVLLEAFQSSGINKKLVLVGDSDHPTEYSEKLKASAKQTAGVILTGFLSGDELSSIFSQADTFVLPSFSEGLPIALLEAMSFSLPVIASDIPANKAVHLPNECYFPCGDSQKLASMLMVSVNHSRVNYDEYLKKYDWNVIAEQTYDIFSSLSFEKR; this is encoded by the coding sequence GTGAAAAAATCAATTTTAGTGCTGGGCACCCGTGGTATTCCTAATATTCCAGGCGGTGTTGAATCTCATTGCCAATCTTTGTATCCAATATTAGCTCAAAAATATGATTTGGATATTACGGTGGTGGCACGTAAACCTTATGTCCCTTATACGGAAAGTGAATATCAAGGTGTAAAACTTAAAGCTCTACCTGCGGTGACCAATAAATCATTAGAAGCACCATTGCATTCATTGTTAGCGGCTTTGTATGCGATTAAACAAGGGGTGGATATCGTTCATATACATGCCATTGGTCCTGGACTAGTGACACCAATTTTGCGTCTGTTTGGAAAAAAAGTTATTTTCACCCATCATAGCCAAAACTATGATCATCAAAAATGGGGTAAATTGGCGAAATTTATTCTTCGCTTAGGTGAAAAGTTTGCGATGAAATATGCATCGGAAGTGATTGTAATATCTGATTTTATGCAAAATTTAATGAGCGAAAAATATGGTCGTAATGATACTCATCTCATTTTTAATGGTGTTCATTCGGCTCAATTACCACAACAAGATAAAATTGCGGGTTATTTAGCCAAGTACGATCTTAAGCCACGAGATTACATAATAGCCGTTGGACGTTTTTCACAAGAAAAAGGCTTAAACGTATTGCTCGAAGCCTTTCAAAGTAGTGGTATCAATAAAAAATTAGTTTTAGTTGGGGATAGTGACCATCCGACAGAATACAGTGAAAAACTAAAAGCCTCAGCAAAGCAAACGGCAGGCGTTATATTGACCGGTTTCTTATCGGGAGATGAGCTAAGCAGTATTTTTTCGCAAGCTGATACCTTTGTTTTGCCATCTTTTAGCGAAGGGTTACCTATTGCACTGCTGGAAGCCATGTCATTTTCCTTGCCGGTGATCGCCAGTGACATTCCAGCCAATAAAGCCGTTCATTTACCCAATGAGTGCTACTTTCCTTGCGGTGATAGTCAAAAGTTAGCCAGTATGCTAATGGTGTCAGTGAACCACTCACGGGTTAATTATGATGAATACCTAAAAAAGTATGATTGGAATGTCATTGCAGAGCAAACCTATGATATTTTTTCATCTCTCTCATTTGAAAAACGATAA
- a CDS encoding capsular biosynthesis protein, which yields MNTGAFFQAYVFITLIFSGTAQYFTNIQAFLWLPFIMTMLMVALVPLQTRYDFKPLDNIENIILLLFLGFFVLALSSSLLQVGIKTTIAGVKNGIGISLLLPCLLLGFCRESQLYRICKKLYWVFYAQIPVVIYQALIVVPARVAIEGKMDSWDSVVGTFGGSMVAGGNGASMGLFCLLIMMMKLSEYKHGVAKLWSVAIHIAIALAICVIAEVKFVTLLSPFFLLYVYIKPSYIKEVRAISVKTILISVLGIFAILAVMVTILALAFSTNTQAHMSILDIFLDNIGYIFDPSIVVPGIDGNLDELGRVTSLIFWSQHSDIQGVANQLFGYGLNSSNSGSEVLGYLASLFNLSIGSTSLAIFLWEIGLIGTMLLIAIVYLILKHSKPKPVFSDKDLSRPDTELLSYQPAFIGFILAGLITLPYSPQLALIPVFQFQFYFVLGAILIIRKATLDKIEPSYALS from the coding sequence ATGAATACAGGGGCCTTTTTTCAGGCTTATGTTTTTATTACGCTGATTTTTAGCGGAACAGCTCAATATTTTACCAATATTCAAGCCTTCTTATGGCTCCCTTTCATCATGACGATGTTGATGGTGGCACTAGTACCACTGCAGACTCGTTATGATTTTAAGCCTTTAGATAACATTGAAAATATTATTTTATTGCTCTTTTTAGGCTTTTTTGTCTTAGCTCTCAGCAGTTCTTTGCTGCAAGTAGGCATAAAAACTACCATTGCAGGGGTAAAAAATGGCATCGGGATTTCATTGTTATTACCTTGTTTGCTATTAGGTTTTTGCCGCGAATCTCAACTCTATCGAATCTGCAAAAAACTGTACTGGGTATTTTATGCTCAGATCCCCGTCGTGATCTATCAAGCATTGATTGTTGTGCCCGCTCGAGTTGCGATAGAAGGGAAGATGGACTCTTGGGATTCGGTTGTGGGGACTTTTGGTGGAAGCATGGTCGCGGGGGGAAATGGTGCCTCAATGGGCTTATTTTGCTTGCTTATCATGATGATGAAATTGTCGGAATATAAGCATGGAGTTGCAAAATTATGGTCTGTGGCGATCCATATTGCTATCGCATTGGCAATATGTGTGATCGCAGAAGTGAAGTTTGTCACTTTGTTATCACCCTTCTTTTTGTTGTATGTTTATATCAAACCAAGCTATATCAAAGAAGTACGGGCTATTAGTGTGAAAACTATTTTAATTTCTGTACTCGGGATATTTGCAATTTTAGCAGTGATGGTCACGATATTAGCACTCGCATTTTCGACCAATACACAAGCACACATGAGTATATTGGATATATTCTTAGATAATATAGGCTACATCTTTGATCCATCTATTGTTGTACCCGGCATTGATGGCAACTTAGATGAGTTAGGCAGAGTGACCTCGTTAATTTTTTGGTCACAACATTCCGATATTCAAGGGGTTGCGAATCAACTGTTTGGTTATGGCTTGAACAGTTCTAATTCTGGTAGTGAAGTGCTGGGGTATCTTGCAAGCCTATTTAATTTAAGTATTGGGTCAACGTCATTAGCCATCTTTCTGTGGGAGATCGGATTAATTGGCACCATGTTGTTAATCGCAATTGTATATCTAATTTTAAAACACTCTAAACCAAAACCGGTCTTTTCTGATAAGGATTTGTCACGACCCGATACCGAACTATTGTCTTATCAACCGGCATTTATCGGTTTCATTTTAGCTGGGTTGATCACGTTACCATACTCCCCCCAGCTTGCCCTGATACCTGTGTTTCAATTTCAATTTTATTTTGTGTTGGGGGCGATCTTAATTATAAGAAAAGCCACGCTGGATAAAATAGAACCAAGTTATGCATTGTCCTGA
- a CDS encoding glycosyltransferase — MDHQTNIINFVPEELPSYRPDVDVLYSKELPNNGVHTTIIGMPKSAAVQIETEGSTLSTSKKTSNRHLDSVMYFLHAAKLAFIAKKKGFHLIQVRDMVWVGLICLVVAKIIKLPYTYWVSFLYAESRTMRAKDKSENIPSWKRPIILSRGLLEEFILYRLILPHSDRVYVQSDFMLKYMQQKGLNKDDMMVVPMGVDFDKIDDFATTEAKKIEKWGDAPVIGYLGSLDRLRKLEVIISAFKQAKQVVPDLKLLFVGDSEVEKDREYLQHTADEMGLSDDFHITGWVQIQEAWSYLKGVDMVIGFMNRGLLLDVSTPTKAMEYMALKKPMICNDSPDQQFVIEQSGCGRVTDGTSESYAEAMIELAQQPMAQSELDAGFNYIKHHRSYAAIGKHVASDIHHVVKQKIKKGW, encoded by the coding sequence ATGGATCATCAAACCAATATAATTAACTTTGTGCCAGAAGAATTACCTTCATATCGCCCAGATGTGGATGTTTTATACTCGAAAGAATTGCCTAACAATGGCGTCCATACCACTATTATAGGTATGCCAAAAAGCGCAGCAGTGCAGATAGAAACCGAAGGCAGTACCTTATCGACCAGTAAGAAAACCTCCAATCGTCACCTTGATTCCGTCATGTATTTTTTACATGCCGCCAAATTAGCCTTTATAGCTAAAAAAAAGGGTTTCCATTTAATTCAAGTGCGAGACATGGTTTGGGTTGGTTTGATTTGTCTCGTGGTAGCAAAAATCATCAAGTTACCTTATACCTACTGGGTTTCATTTTTGTATGCGGAAAGCCGTACAATGCGAGCCAAAGATAAAAGTGAGAATATCCCAAGTTGGAAGCGTCCAATTATTTTGTCGCGAGGTTTACTCGAAGAATTTATTTTGTATCGCTTGATCTTACCGCACTCGGATCGCGTCTATGTGCAAAGTGACTTTATGTTGAAGTATATGCAACAAAAAGGGCTCAATAAAGACGACATGATGGTCGTTCCGATGGGGGTTGATTTCGATAAAATCGATGATTTTGCTACCACAGAGGCAAAAAAAATAGAAAAGTGGGGCGATGCGCCTGTGATCGGTTATTTAGGCAGTCTAGATCGTTTGCGCAAGTTAGAAGTTATCATTAGCGCATTTAAACAAGCCAAACAGGTGGTGCCAGACCTGAAGTTATTGTTCGTCGGTGATTCGGAGGTTGAAAAAGATCGCGAGTATTTGCAACATACTGCGGATGAGATGGGGCTTAGTGACGATTTTCATATTACTGGTTGGGTACAAATACAAGAAGCATGGTCCTATCTAAAAGGAGTCGATATGGTGATTGGTTTTATGAATCGAGGATTATTGCTGGATGTTTCTACCCCGACCAAAGCGATGGAATATATGGCACTAAAAAAGCCGATGATCTGCAATGATTCACCGGATCAACAATTTGTGATTGAGCAATCGGGCTGTGGCCGTGTCACCGATGGAACGAGCGAGTCTTACGCCGAGGCTATGATTGAATTAGCTCAGCAACCAATGGCGCAATCTGAATTAGATGCCGGCTTCAATTATATTAAGCACCATCGTTCTTATGCTGCCATTGGTAAACACGTTGCCTCTGATATTCATCATGTCGTGAAACAAAAAATTAAGAAAGGTTGGTAA